One genomic window of Arachis hypogaea cultivar Tifrunner chromosome 8, arahy.Tifrunner.gnm2.J5K5, whole genome shotgun sequence includes the following:
- the LOC112707706 gene encoding E3 ubiquitin-protein ligase makorin isoform X1, giving the protein MATAKSNRFCKFYARGTCLKGELCCFSHERNEASSDICLFYQKGYCAYGSQCRNRHVKPSQASASASANGPVSLVSQSAMTHSAAKGKFTWVRKADTKVLSPTDKHTSSLQHKNQHSQGTHCEVGESSAPAMLDENLFCEFDAANCTSRDKCTKIHGILCLYCRKPCLHPTNLEQRSNHMKICKEKAEIMKNSQDIECSVCLERVLRKPRPSQRKFGLLSECDHPFCLDCIIRWRNMAPTNAMDCPVCRKHSSFYVQSDIWYATKEEKQAIIDNYKANCKLIDCKYFKFGTRQCPHGTSCMYKHAVKPVLRKQRQTRPQPQIGGDNLNKYDIMSQLSEFDLHPHEFYSILKDMEWFDDMSAMEKMALADELAGPTYGDSHFFPQDDFFDSDDDFDDEDFDPIDAAISSIMMSGMPVFGFSDDEYSNNEARDGKDSDGESIDDD; this is encoded by the exons ATGGCCACCGCCAAAAGCAACAG ATTTTGCAAGTTCTATGCCCGTGGAACATGTTTGAAAGGGGAGCTGTGTTGCTTCTCCCATGAGAGAAATGAGGCTTCTTCAGAT ATTTGCTTGTTCTATCAGAAGGGCTACTGTGCTTATGGCAGTCAATGCAGGAATAGGCATGTCAAACCATCACAGGCATCAGCATCAGCTTCAGCAAATGGACCTGTATCTTTGGTTTCACAATCTGCCATGACTCATAGTGCTGCTAAGGGAAAGTTTACTTGGGTTCGGAAGGCGGATACGAAAGTGTTGTCACCAACTGACAAACACACTAGTAGCTTACAACACAAGAATCAACATTCTCAAGGGACTCATTGTGAAGTTGGTGAATCGAGCGCTCCTGCTATGCTGGATGAGAATTTGTTCTGTGAATTTGATGCGGCCAACTGCACCTCAAGGGATAAGTGTACCAAAATTCATGGAATCCTCTGCTTGTACTGCAGAAAGCCTTGTCTGCATCCAACCAATCTGGAACAAAGGTCGAACCACATGAAGATATGCAAGGAAAAGGCTGAGATAATGAAGAATAGTCAAGATATAGAATGCAGTGTTTGCCTGGAGCGCGTTCTGCGGAAGCCTAGACCATCTCAGCGCAAGTTTGGTTTGCTATCTGAATGTGACCATCCTTTCTGTTTAGACTGCATCATCAGGTGGCGCAATATGGCCCCAACCAATGCAATGGACTGCCCTGTGTGCCGCAAGCATTCATCTTTTTATGTTCAAAGTGACATTTGGTATGCTACAAAGGAAGAAAAACAGGCAATTATTGACAATTACAAGGCGAACTGCAA GTTGATTGATTGCAAGTATTTTAAATTTGGAACCAGGCAGTGCCCTCATGGAACTAGTTGTATGTATAAG CATGCTGTAAAACCTGTCTTGCGCAAACAGAGGCAAACCAGGCCACAACCTCAAATTGGAGGAGACAATCTCAACAAATATGACATCATGTCTCAGCTCAGTGAATTTGATTTGCATCCTCATGAGTTTTATTCCATCTTGAAAGACATGGAGTGGTTCGATGATATGAGTGCAATGGAGAAGATGGCTTTAGCTGATGAACTGGCTGGTCCTACTTACGGAGATTCACATTTCTTTCCCCAGGATGATTTCTTTGATAgtgatgatgattttgatgatgaaGATTTCGATCCTATTGATGCTGCAATATCATCAATTATGATGTCTGGTATGCCAGTATTTGGATTCAGTGATGACGAATACAGCAACAATGAAGCCAGGGATGGCAAAGACAGTGATGGCGAATCCATTGACGATGATTGA
- the LOC112707706 gene encoding putative RING-type E3 ubiquitin transferase C3H69 isoform X2 yields MTHSAAKGKFTWVRKADTKVLSPTDKHTSSLQHKNQHSQGTHCEVGESSAPAMLDENLFCEFDAANCTSRDKCTKIHGILCLYCRKPCLHPTNLEQRSNHMKICKEKAEIMKNSQDIECSVCLERVLRKPRPSQRKFGLLSECDHPFCLDCIIRWRNMAPTNAMDCPVCRKHSSFYVQSDIWYATKEEKQAIIDNYKANCKLIDCKYFKFGTRQCPHGTSCMYKHAVKPVLRKQRQTRPQPQIGGDNLNKYDIMSQLSEFDLHPHEFYSILKDMEWFDDMSAMEKMALADELAGPTYGDSHFFPQDDFFDSDDDFDDEDFDPIDAAISSIMMSGMPVFGFSDDEYSNNEARDGKDSDGESIDDD; encoded by the exons ATGACTCATAGTGCTGCTAAGGGAAAGTTTACTTGGGTTCGGAAGGCGGATACGAAAGTGTTGTCACCAACTGACAAACACACTAGTAGCTTACAACACAAGAATCAACATTCTCAAGGGACTCATTGTGAAGTTGGTGAATCGAGCGCTCCTGCTATGCTGGATGAGAATTTGTTCTGTGAATTTGATGCGGCCAACTGCACCTCAAGGGATAAGTGTACCAAAATTCATGGAATCCTCTGCTTGTACTGCAGAAAGCCTTGTCTGCATCCAACCAATCTGGAACAAAGGTCGAACCACATGAAGATATGCAAGGAAAAGGCTGAGATAATGAAGAATAGTCAAGATATAGAATGCAGTGTTTGCCTGGAGCGCGTTCTGCGGAAGCCTAGACCATCTCAGCGCAAGTTTGGTTTGCTATCTGAATGTGACCATCCTTTCTGTTTAGACTGCATCATCAGGTGGCGCAATATGGCCCCAACCAATGCAATGGACTGCCCTGTGTGCCGCAAGCATTCATCTTTTTATGTTCAAAGTGACATTTGGTATGCTACAAAGGAAGAAAAACAGGCAATTATTGACAATTACAAGGCGAACTGCAA GTTGATTGATTGCAAGTATTTTAAATTTGGAACCAGGCAGTGCCCTCATGGAACTAGTTGTATGTATAAG CATGCTGTAAAACCTGTCTTGCGCAAACAGAGGCAAACCAGGCCACAACCTCAAATTGGAGGAGACAATCTCAACAAATATGACATCATGTCTCAGCTCAGTGAATTTGATTTGCATCCTCATGAGTTTTATTCCATCTTGAAAGACATGGAGTGGTTCGATGATATGAGTGCAATGGAGAAGATGGCTTTAGCTGATGAACTGGCTGGTCCTACTTACGGAGATTCACATTTCTTTCCCCAGGATGATTTCTTTGATAgtgatgatgattttgatgatgaaGATTTCGATCCTATTGATGCTGCAATATCATCAATTATGATGTCTGGTATGCCAGTATTTGGATTCAGTGATGACGAATACAGCAACAATGAAGCCAGGGATGGCAAAGACAGTGATGGCGAATCCATTGACGATGATTGA
- the LOC112705414 gene encoding uncharacterized mitochondrial protein AtMg00860-like — MAPPELEELKKQLKDLLDAGFIRPSKATYGAPDLFQKKNDGSVRLCVDYRALNKVTIKNKYSIPLIADLFDQLVVYLDDIVVYSNTLEEHVEHSRTVFKILRENNLYVKKEKCSFVRDEVHFLGHIIKGGTLCMDQGKVKAIKEWEPPNKVSELRSFLGLANYYRRFIKGYSAKAVPLTDLLRKNHTWEWSKECQKTFDELKAAITEGPILALPDYSKVFEVHTDASDYAIGGVLMLEGHPIAFESRK, encoded by the exons ATGGCACCGCCAGAACTTGAagagttgaagaagcaactcaagGATTTGCTAGATGCTGGATTCATCCGTCCATCGAAGGCAACTTATGGCGCACCCGACTTGTTCCAAAAGAAGAATGATGGTTCAGTGAGACTATGCGTCGACTATCGAGCACTGAACAAGGTAACCATTAAGAACAAATATTCCATTCCTTTGATAGCcgatttgtttgatcaacttg TGGTCTACTTGGATGACATTGTTGTCTATAGCAATACTTTGGAGGAACATGTAGAACACTCACGAACCGTGTTCAAGATCTTGCGAGAGAATAACCTATATGTGAAGAAGGAAAAGTGTTCCTTTGTAAGGGACGAAGTCCACTTCTTGGGACACATCATTAAAGGTGGAACTCTCTGCATGGATCAAGGAAAGGTGAAAGCTATCAAAGAGTGGGAGCCGCCAAACAAGGTATCTGAATTGAGGTCATTCCTTGGGTTGGCCAATTACTATCGGAGGTTTATCAAGGGATACTCCGCCAAGGCTGTACCATTAACTGATCTTCTCAGGAAGAATCACACTTGGGAAtggtcaaaggagtgtcaaaagacCTTTGATGAGTTAAAGGCTGCAATCACAGAAGGTCCAATACTAGCACTACCCGACTATTCAAAGGTATTTGAAGTCCACACTGATGCTTCTGACTATGCCATTGGAGGGGTTCTAATGCTAGAAGGACATCCGATTGCCTTTGAGAGTCGCAAGTAG